The following proteins come from a genomic window of Paramisgurnus dabryanus chromosome 19, PD_genome_1.1, whole genome shotgun sequence:
- the LOC135778114 gene encoding uncharacterized protein, producing the protein MEDVEVLKRLKMKRPTFKVGSVGPYNIRINSLTTLVEDDKVSDEVMDSICDVLSRIRPGVVHINSQALTKILDGSKRAKSHYFIKNNIFEGTTEVFGPYLEGGNHWTFFHCNVDKRCITYFNSFGEMEWQCQAIAQHWCDFATARGVQGEWVLKTTKHSLQTDSVSCGVHTLAFATEFIKSGGCITSFQCPAIQQERTRLALLLYRSLDRTKTCGICSKNVLGRKRATCTCGAVLHLQCAATPVCYICQDDSNSLSQISLPTAATSALLADTDLVEQFSRSAECSALQQGQQKGCSTQCIAAA; encoded by the exons ATGGAAG ATGTTGAAGTATTAAAACGTTTGAAAATGAAGAGGCCAACATTCAAAGTTGGAAGTGTTGGGCCATATAACATCCGAATAAATAGTTTGACCACTTTAGTGGAAGACGACAAAGTTTCTGATGAG GTCATGGATTCCATATGTGATGTTCTAAGCAGG ATTCGCCCAGGTGTTGTACATATAAATTCTCAGGCACTAACCAAAATATTGGATGGGTCCAAAAGGGCAAAAAGCCACTATTTTATCAAG AATAACATTTTTGAGGGGACAACAGAGGTGTTTGGCCCTTATCTCGAGGGTGGTAATCACTGGACATTTTTT CATTGCAATGTTGACAAAAGATGTATCACTTACTTTAACTCCTTTGGAGAGATGGAGTGGCAGTGCCAAGCAATTGCCCAACACTGGTG TGATTTTGCCACTGCAAGGGGAGTTCAAGGAGAGTGGGTCCTCAAAACTACAAAACACAGTTTGCAAACAGACTCTGTCTCATGTGGTGTCCACACACTTGCA TTTGCCACAGAATTTATAAAGTCTGGTGGTTGCATTACCTCCTTCCAGTGCCCTGCAATACAACAGGAGAGAACGCGCCTTGCCTTGCTTTTGTACCGGTCTTTAG ACCGAACCAAAACATGTGGAATTTGTTCCAAAAATGTGTTGGGGAGAAAAAGA GCAACATGCACCTGTGGGGCAGTGCTGCATTTACAGTGTGCAGCCACACCTGTGTGCTACATATGCCAAG ATGACAGCAACTCGTTATCCCAGATCTCTTTGCCTACAGCAGCCACGTCAGCGCTCCTGg cTGACACTGACCTGGTAGAACAATTCTCTAGATCTGCAGAATGCTCTGCACTACAACAGG GTCAACAAAAAGGATGTTCCACCCAATGTATTGCAGCAGCCTAG
- the LOC135778091 gene encoding uncharacterized protein isoform X1 — MDDYIKTAVFKEERCKGNNRNTDITVHVLKKDSEASKFIQDRLTTINTSKDANFRIVNSASLQNQRDGYFLFTCKRSGACMPRSYRAKGCKAYVSFKRRTDWVNKLVIVERIYSIHSGHDPTSSSEVHSEKICEELVKHIQDLLSLGVKPDTILLKSHEWSKEQGHTDLNNRAYFVTPKDIDNIRTCMMRKNQQHKDDANSTTQLLEGPFRECVVFYQPYSPQTDLVIVLQTPSMRDNLREYGKDIVFMDATHCVNQYGFPLFTLIVRDSHGHGIPVAYMILGNEKQATIQLALEKLKPTFYIAPRCFMVDKDQGEINAIRKVFKESDVLLCWYHVTQAVIRWLSRSESGVSGPEKADTRGQIMQLMAELKSCSTEHEFKEKAGIFHCRFKNFKNVCMYFQNHWEPIGHLWSDFGRCYKHGNSDTNNLIERFFHRLKYQFLCGIRNRRLDHLIDVLLNKTEKYFNIIQDLQSVGRVYNPLQCKIEEMKNSAQRMLDNGWARKVSVASRETYIYNVPSENNPHLVYCVCPAEQFCSCIAGTRGCTCKHLILLSLLTCGDSETFPDINTQLQAHANNLIQRNKYRILCKASKELEVESLFGRAASKPCVGTNVCECCTFSYHKKCACLLLAKGLLNEVCETKSENIENIPVEPIQHVTEDKDRHSLTIWKLENILNTLQTWKKIPEDIAHKVNELDVQIQKVNVNTQRFEKLCDDNSRKIRPLFTNRKRKTNRDIATETMNNITSFPVQPRRKQRAVIGPKKNTKIKV, encoded by the exons ATGGATGATTATATAAAGACAGCTGTGTTCAAAGAGGAGAGATGTAAAGGAAACAACAGAAATACTGATATTACAGTTCATGTTCTGAAAAAGGATTCTGAAGCTTCTAAGTTCATTCAAGATAGGCTAACCACCATAAACACCTCCAAAGATGCAAATTTTAGGATTGTGAATTCTGCAAGTCTGCAAAATCAGAGAGATGgatattttttgtttacatgcaaacgCTCTGGAGCATGCATGCCCCGAAGTTATCGAGCCAAAGGATGTAAGGCCTATGTTTCCTTTAAAAGGAGGACAGATTGGGTCAATAAACTGGTTATAGTTGAAAGGATTTACAGTATTCATTCAGGACATGACCCAACAAGTTCTTCTGAGGTTCACTCAGAAAAAATTTGTGAAGAGCTAGTAAAGCATATTCAAGATCTTTTATCTCTTGGTGTTAAGCCAGATACAATTCTCCTAAAATCTCATGAATGGTCCAAGGAACAAGGGCATACTGATCTTAACAACCGAGCATATTTTGTTACTCCAAAAGACATAGACAATATTCGGACATGTATGATGCGAAAAAATCAGCAACACAAAGATGATGCCAATAGTACAACACAACTTCTTGAGGGCCCTTTTAGAGAGTGTGTTGTTTTTTATCAGCCTTACAGCCCTCAAACAGATCTTGTCATAGTTTTGCAAACACCATCGATGAGAGACAACCTTCGAGAATATGGAAAAGATATTGTCTTCATGGACGCAACACACTGTGTCAATCAGTATGGATTTCCTTTATTTACATTAATTGTTAGGGATAGCCATGGTCATGGCATACCTGTTGCCTATATGATCTTGGGAAATGAAAAGCAGGCTACAATTCAGCTGGCACTAGAAAAGCTGAAACCAACGTTTTACATAGCTCCAAG gtGCTTCATGGTCGATAAAGACCAGGGTGAAATCAATGCCATCCGCAAGGTATTCAAAGAGTCAGATGTCCTGCTTTGCTGGTACCATGTCACACAA GCAGTTATCCGTTGGCTGTCAAGGTCAGAGTCTGGAGTGAGTGGACCTGAGAAGGCAGATACAAGAGGACAAATCATGCAATTGATGGCAGAGCTGAAATCCTGTTCCACG GAACATGAATTCAAAGAAAAGGCTGGGATATTCCATTGCAGGTTTAAGAACTTCAAAAATGTGTGCATGTATTTCCAGAACCACTGGGAGCCAATTGGTCATCTGTGGTCAGACTTTGGAAGATGCTATAAGCATGGAAACTCTGACACAAACAATCTAATAGAACG TTTCTTCCACCGTTTAAAATACCAGTTCCTCTGTGGTATCCGGAATCGCAGATTGGATCACCTGATTGATGTGCTACTGAACAAGACAGAGAAGTACTTCAATATAATACAGGATCTACAGTCTGTTGGGAGAGTCTATAATCCTCTGCAATGTAAAATAGAAGAAATGAAAAATTCTGCTCAAAGGATGCTAGACAATGGTTGGGCCAGAAAAGTTAGTGTAGCTTCAAGAGAAACGTACATCTACAATGTTCCATCTGAGAACAATCCACATTTAGTTTACTGTGTATGCCCTGCAGAACAGTTCTGCAGTTGTATAGCTGGTACAAGAGGATGTACATGTAAGCATCTAATTTTATTAAGTCTTCTCACTTGTGGTGATAGTGAGACTTTTCCAGACATAAACACACAATTGCAAGCCCATGCCAACAACCTAATTCAAAGGAACAAGTATCGCATTTTATGCAAAGCCTCAAAAGAACTTGAGGTTGAAAGTTTGTTTGGCAGAGCAGCATCAAAACCTTGTGTTGGGACAAATGTATGTGAATGCTGTACTTTCTcatatcataaaaaatgtgcatgTCTGCTACTTGCAAAGGGACTTTTAAATGAGGTATGTGAGACAAAGTCAGAAAACATTGAAAACATTCCAGTGGAGCCTATTCAACATGTAACTGAAGATAAAGATAGGCACAGTTTGACTATTTGGAAACTGGAAAACATACTGAACACTCTGCAGACATGGAAGAAAATACCTGAGGATATTGCCCATAAAGTCAATGAACTGGATGTGCAAATACAGAAAGTAAATGTGAACACTCAAAGATTTGAAAAACTTTGTGATGACAACTCGCGTAAAATACGTCCACTATTTACCAATAGAAAAAGAAAGACCAACAGAGACATTGCCACAGAGACAATGAACAATATCACCAGTTTCCCTGTCCAGCCAAGAAGAAAACAAAGAGCAGTCATTGGTCCAAAAAAGAATACCAAAATCAAGGTTTGA
- the LOC135778091 gene encoding uncharacterized protein isoform X3, with protein MDDYIKTAVFKEERCKGNNRNTDITVHVLKKDSEASKFIQDRLTTINTSKDANFRIVNSASLQNQRDGYFLFTCKRSGACMPRSYRAKGCKAYVSFKRRTDWVNKLVIVERIYSIHSGHDPTSSSEVHSEKICEELVKHIQDLLSLGVKPDTILLKSHEWSKEQGHTDLNNRAYFVTPKDIDNIRTCMMRKNQQHKDDANSTTQLLEGPFRECVVFYQPYSPQTDLVIVLQTPSMRDNLREYGKDIVFMDATHCVNQYGFPLFTLIVRDSHGHGIPVAYMILGNEKQATIQLALEKLKPTFYIAPRCFMVDKDQGEINAIRKVFKESDVLLCWYHVTQAVIRWLSRSESGVSGPEKADTRGQIMQLMAELKSCSTEHEFKEKAGIFHCRFKNFKNVCMYFQNHWEPIGHLWSDFGRCYKHGNSDTNNLIERCFQLDYNFSKKTYLFSSTV; from the exons ATGGATGATTATATAAAGACAGCTGTGTTCAAAGAGGAGAGATGTAAAGGAAACAACAGAAATACTGATATTACAGTTCATGTTCTGAAAAAGGATTCTGAAGCTTCTAAGTTCATTCAAGATAGGCTAACCACCATAAACACCTCCAAAGATGCAAATTTTAGGATTGTGAATTCTGCAAGTCTGCAAAATCAGAGAGATGgatattttttgtttacatgcaaacgCTCTGGAGCATGCATGCCCCGAAGTTATCGAGCCAAAGGATGTAAGGCCTATGTTTCCTTTAAAAGGAGGACAGATTGGGTCAATAAACTGGTTATAGTTGAAAGGATTTACAGTATTCATTCAGGACATGACCCAACAAGTTCTTCTGAGGTTCACTCAGAAAAAATTTGTGAAGAGCTAGTAAAGCATATTCAAGATCTTTTATCTCTTGGTGTTAAGCCAGATACAATTCTCCTAAAATCTCATGAATGGTCCAAGGAACAAGGGCATACTGATCTTAACAACCGAGCATATTTTGTTACTCCAAAAGACATAGACAATATTCGGACATGTATGATGCGAAAAAATCAGCAACACAAAGATGATGCCAATAGTACAACACAACTTCTTGAGGGCCCTTTTAGAGAGTGTGTTGTTTTTTATCAGCCTTACAGCCCTCAAACAGATCTTGTCATAGTTTTGCAAACACCATCGATGAGAGACAACCTTCGAGAATATGGAAAAGATATTGTCTTCATGGACGCAACACACTGTGTCAATCAGTATGGATTTCCTTTATTTACATTAATTGTTAGGGATAGCCATGGTCATGGCATACCTGTTGCCTATATGATCTTGGGAAATGAAAAGCAGGCTACAATTCAGCTGGCACTAGAAAAGCTGAAACCAACGTTTTACATAGCTCCAAG gtGCTTCATGGTCGATAAAGACCAGGGTGAAATCAATGCCATCCGCAAGGTATTCAAAGAGTCAGATGTCCTGCTTTGCTGGTACCATGTCACACAA GCAGTTATCCGTTGGCTGTCAAGGTCAGAGTCTGGAGTGAGTGGACCTGAGAAGGCAGATACAAGAGGACAAATCATGCAATTGATGGCAGAGCTGAAATCCTGTTCCACG GAACATGAATTCAAAGAAAAGGCTGGGATATTCCATTGCAGGTTTAAGAACTTCAAAAATGTGTGCATGTATTTCCAGAACCACTGGGAGCCAATTGGTCATCTGTGGTCAGACTTTGGAAGATGCTATAAGCATGGAAACTCTGACACAAACAATCTAATAGAACG ctgctttcagctTGACTACAATTTTTCAAAGAAAACATACTTAT TTTCTTCCACCGTTTAA
- the LOC135778091 gene encoding uncharacterized protein isoform X2, translating into MDDYIKTAVFKEERCKGNNRNTDITVHVLKKDSEASKFIQDRLTTINTSKDANFRIVNSASLQNQRDGYFLFTCKRSGACMPRSYRAKGCKAYVSFKRRTDWVNKLVIVERIYSIHSGHDPTSSSEVHSEKICEELVKHIQDLLSLGVKPDTILLKSHEWSKEQGHTDLNNRAYFVTPKDIDNIRTCMMRKNQQHKDDANSTTQLLEGPFRECVVFYQPYSPQTDLVIVLQTPSMRDNLREYGKDIVFMDATHCVNQYGFPLFTLIVRDSHGHGIPVAYMILGNEKQATIQLALEKLKPTFYIAPRCFMVDKDQGEINAIRKVFKESDVLLCWYHVTQAVIRWLSRSESGVSGPEKADTRGQIMQLMAELKSCSTNHWEPIGHLWSDFGRCYKHGNSDTNNLIERFFHRLKYQFLCGIRNRRLDHLIDVLLNKTEKYFNIIQDLQSVGRVYNPLQCKIEEMKNSAQRMLDNGWARKVSVASRETYIYNVPSENNPHLVYCVCPAEQFCSCIAGTRGCTCKHLILLSLLTCGDSETFPDINTQLQAHANNLIQRNKYRILCKASKELEVESLFGRAASKPCVGTNVCECCTFSYHKKCACLLLAKGLLNEVCETKSENIENIPVEPIQHVTEDKDRHSLTIWKLENILNTLQTWKKIPEDIAHKVNELDVQIQKVNVNTQRFEKLCDDNSRKIRPLFTNRKRKTNRDIATETMNNITSFPVQPRRKQRAVIGPKKNTKIKV; encoded by the exons ATGGATGATTATATAAAGACAGCTGTGTTCAAAGAGGAGAGATGTAAAGGAAACAACAGAAATACTGATATTACAGTTCATGTTCTGAAAAAGGATTCTGAAGCTTCTAAGTTCATTCAAGATAGGCTAACCACCATAAACACCTCCAAAGATGCAAATTTTAGGATTGTGAATTCTGCAAGTCTGCAAAATCAGAGAGATGgatattttttgtttacatgcaaacgCTCTGGAGCATGCATGCCCCGAAGTTATCGAGCCAAAGGATGTAAGGCCTATGTTTCCTTTAAAAGGAGGACAGATTGGGTCAATAAACTGGTTATAGTTGAAAGGATTTACAGTATTCATTCAGGACATGACCCAACAAGTTCTTCTGAGGTTCACTCAGAAAAAATTTGTGAAGAGCTAGTAAAGCATATTCAAGATCTTTTATCTCTTGGTGTTAAGCCAGATACAATTCTCCTAAAATCTCATGAATGGTCCAAGGAACAAGGGCATACTGATCTTAACAACCGAGCATATTTTGTTACTCCAAAAGACATAGACAATATTCGGACATGTATGATGCGAAAAAATCAGCAACACAAAGATGATGCCAATAGTACAACACAACTTCTTGAGGGCCCTTTTAGAGAGTGTGTTGTTTTTTATCAGCCTTACAGCCCTCAAACAGATCTTGTCATAGTTTTGCAAACACCATCGATGAGAGACAACCTTCGAGAATATGGAAAAGATATTGTCTTCATGGACGCAACACACTGTGTCAATCAGTATGGATTTCCTTTATTTACATTAATTGTTAGGGATAGCCATGGTCATGGCATACCTGTTGCCTATATGATCTTGGGAAATGAAAAGCAGGCTACAATTCAGCTGGCACTAGAAAAGCTGAAACCAACGTTTTACATAGCTCCAAG gtGCTTCATGGTCGATAAAGACCAGGGTGAAATCAATGCCATCCGCAAGGTATTCAAAGAGTCAGATGTCCTGCTTTGCTGGTACCATGTCACACAA GCAGTTATCCGTTGGCTGTCAAGGTCAGAGTCTGGAGTGAGTGGACCTGAGAAGGCAGATACAAGAGGACAAATCATGCAATTGATGGCAGAGCTGAAATCCTGTTCCACG AACCACTGGGAGCCAATTGGTCATCTGTGGTCAGACTTTGGAAGATGCTATAAGCATGGAAACTCTGACACAAACAATCTAATAGAACG TTTCTTCCACCGTTTAAAATACCAGTTCCTCTGTGGTATCCGGAATCGCAGATTGGATCACCTGATTGATGTGCTACTGAACAAGACAGAGAAGTACTTCAATATAATACAGGATCTACAGTCTGTTGGGAGAGTCTATAATCCTCTGCAATGTAAAATAGAAGAAATGAAAAATTCTGCTCAAAGGATGCTAGACAATGGTTGGGCCAGAAAAGTTAGTGTAGCTTCAAGAGAAACGTACATCTACAATGTTCCATCTGAGAACAATCCACATTTAGTTTACTGTGTATGCCCTGCAGAACAGTTCTGCAGTTGTATAGCTGGTACAAGAGGATGTACATGTAAGCATCTAATTTTATTAAGTCTTCTCACTTGTGGTGATAGTGAGACTTTTCCAGACATAAACACACAATTGCAAGCCCATGCCAACAACCTAATTCAAAGGAACAAGTATCGCATTTTATGCAAAGCCTCAAAAGAACTTGAGGTTGAAAGTTTGTTTGGCAGAGCAGCATCAAAACCTTGTGTTGGGACAAATGTATGTGAATGCTGTACTTTCTcatatcataaaaaatgtgcatgTCTGCTACTTGCAAAGGGACTTTTAAATGAGGTATGTGAGACAAAGTCAGAAAACATTGAAAACATTCCAGTGGAGCCTATTCAACATGTAACTGAAGATAAAGATAGGCACAGTTTGACTATTTGGAAACTGGAAAACATACTGAACACTCTGCAGACATGGAAGAAAATACCTGAGGATATTGCCCATAAAGTCAATGAACTGGATGTGCAAATACAGAAAGTAAATGTGAACACTCAAAGATTTGAAAAACTTTGTGATGACAACTCGCGTAAAATACGTCCACTATTTACCAATAGAAAAAGAAAGACCAACAGAGACATTGCCACAGAGACAATGAACAATATCACCAGTTTCCCTGTCCAGCCAAGAAGAAAACAAAGAGCAGTCATTGGTCCAAAAAAGAATACCAAAATCAAGGTTTGA
- the LOC135773225 gene encoding interferon-inducible GTPase 5-like — protein MTPQALIGRAASNTIKEYLKQQDRVELNIAVTGPSGSGKSTFVNAFRGLGDEDEDSAETDVVETTMEPKAYHHPKYQNVKLWDLPGIGTPNFKADEYLKDVQFERYDFFIIIASERFRECHIQLAKEIMRMGKKFYFVRSKIDQDINNESHKRNFDQKRILDKIRENCINGLKGIGMDDPAIFLISGHDLSKYDFNLLQEQMEKELPQHKRHVLILTLPNITLDVNEKKKEALKKNIFKVALVSAVVAAVPVPGLSIAVDLSIIMYEVGKYCSVFGLDEKSLKNLCEQSGQSMETLQALITSVWYKGYLTGSLLSELRDATLLVSEDAVERVFSFIPMIGSVVAGGLSFATVYFMLNKALNDITEDARKVLMAAFQTL, from the exons ATGACACCTCAAGCGTTGATTG gacgTGCAGCAAGCAATACAATCAAAGAATATCTCAAACAGCAAGATCGAGTTGAGCTAAATATTGCTGTGACAGGCCCGTCTGGTTCTGGAAAGTCCACATTTGTCAACGCTTTCAGAGGATTGGGGGATGAAGATGAAGACTCTGCTGAAACTGATGTTGTGGAGACTACCATGGAACCTAAAGCTTACCATCATCCAAAATACCAAAATGTGAAATTGTGGGATCTTCCTGGAATTGGAACACCAAACTTCAAAGCCGATGAGTACCTTAAAGATGTTCAGTTTGAACGCTATGATTTTTTCATCATCATTGCTTCAGAACGGTTCAGAGAATGCCACATCCAGCTCGCCAAGGAGATCATGAGAATGGGGAAGAAGTTTTACTTTGTTCGCTCCAAGATCGATCAAGACATTAATAATGAAAGCCATAAAAGAAACTTTGACCAAAAAAGGATCCTGGATAAAATTCGGGAGAACTGTATAAATG GGCTAAAAGGAATAGGGATGGATGATCCTGCCATATTCTTGATCTCTGGCCATGATCTTAGCAAGTATGACTTCAATCTTCTGCAGGAGCAGATGGAGAAAGAGCTTCCACAGCATAAGAGACACGTGCTGATTCTGACTCTGCCAAATATCACACTGGATGTTAATGAGAAAAAGAAGGAagctttaaagaaaaacatattcaaAGTAGCCTTAGTGTCTGCTGTTGTGGCAGCGGTTCCTGTTCCTGGTCTTTCGATTGCAGTAGATTTAAGCATTATAATGTATGAGGTAGGAAAGTACTGCAGTGTCTTTGGTCTGGATGAGAAATCTCTGAAGAACCTCTGTGAACAATCTGGGCAAAGCATGGAGACTCTGCAGGCACTGATTACCTCAGTTTGGTATAAAGGATATTTGACAGGTTCACTCTTAAGTGAACTGCGTGATGCAACACTTCTTGTATCTGAAGATGCTGTTGAGCGTGTTTTTAGCTTTATACCCATGATCGGCTCTGTGGTGGCAGGAGGACTCTCTTTTGCTACTGTCTATTTCATGCTAAACAAAGCACTAAATGATATAACAGAAGATGCCAGGAAAGTGCTAATGGCTGCATTTCAGACTTTATAA
- the LOC135778091 gene encoding uncharacterized protein isoform X4: MDDYIKTAVFKEERCKGNNRNTDITVHVLKKDSEASKFIQDRLTTINTSKDANFRIVNSASLQNQRDGYFLFTCKRSGACMPRSYRAKGCKAYVSFKRRTDWVNKLVIVERIYSIHSGHDPTSSSEVHSEKICEELVKHIQDLLSLGVKPDTILLKSHEWSKEQGHTDLNNRAYFVTPKDIDNIRTCMMRKNQQHKDDANSTTQLLEGPFRECVVFYQPYSPQTDLVIVLQTPSMRDNLREYGKDIVFMDATHCVNQYGFPLFTLIVRDSHGHGIPVAYMILGNEKQATIQLALEKLKPTFYIAPRCFMVDKDQGEINAIRKVFKESDVLLCWYHVTQAVIRWLSRSESGVSGPEKADTRGQIMQLMAELKSCSTNHWEPIGHLWSDFGRCYKHGNSDTNNLIERCFQLDYNFSKKTYLFSSTV, from the exons ATGGATGATTATATAAAGACAGCTGTGTTCAAAGAGGAGAGATGTAAAGGAAACAACAGAAATACTGATATTACAGTTCATGTTCTGAAAAAGGATTCTGAAGCTTCTAAGTTCATTCAAGATAGGCTAACCACCATAAACACCTCCAAAGATGCAAATTTTAGGATTGTGAATTCTGCAAGTCTGCAAAATCAGAGAGATGgatattttttgtttacatgcaaacgCTCTGGAGCATGCATGCCCCGAAGTTATCGAGCCAAAGGATGTAAGGCCTATGTTTCCTTTAAAAGGAGGACAGATTGGGTCAATAAACTGGTTATAGTTGAAAGGATTTACAGTATTCATTCAGGACATGACCCAACAAGTTCTTCTGAGGTTCACTCAGAAAAAATTTGTGAAGAGCTAGTAAAGCATATTCAAGATCTTTTATCTCTTGGTGTTAAGCCAGATACAATTCTCCTAAAATCTCATGAATGGTCCAAGGAACAAGGGCATACTGATCTTAACAACCGAGCATATTTTGTTACTCCAAAAGACATAGACAATATTCGGACATGTATGATGCGAAAAAATCAGCAACACAAAGATGATGCCAATAGTACAACACAACTTCTTGAGGGCCCTTTTAGAGAGTGTGTTGTTTTTTATCAGCCTTACAGCCCTCAAACAGATCTTGTCATAGTTTTGCAAACACCATCGATGAGAGACAACCTTCGAGAATATGGAAAAGATATTGTCTTCATGGACGCAACACACTGTGTCAATCAGTATGGATTTCCTTTATTTACATTAATTGTTAGGGATAGCCATGGTCATGGCATACCTGTTGCCTATATGATCTTGGGAAATGAAAAGCAGGCTACAATTCAGCTGGCACTAGAAAAGCTGAAACCAACGTTTTACATAGCTCCAAG gtGCTTCATGGTCGATAAAGACCAGGGTGAAATCAATGCCATCCGCAAGGTATTCAAAGAGTCAGATGTCCTGCTTTGCTGGTACCATGTCACACAA GCAGTTATCCGTTGGCTGTCAAGGTCAGAGTCTGGAGTGAGTGGACCTGAGAAGGCAGATACAAGAGGACAAATCATGCAATTGATGGCAGAGCTGAAATCCTGTTCCACG AACCACTGGGAGCCAATTGGTCATCTGTGGTCAGACTTTGGAAGATGCTATAAGCATGGAAACTCTGACACAAACAATCTAATAGAACG ctgctttcagctTGACTACAATTTTTCAAAGAAAACATACTTAT TTTCTTCCACCGTTTAA